The genomic interval GTCTCGCGGCCGTCCGTGAAGGCCGTCACGACCTCGCGCTGTCCGCCCGCCTCGCGCACCCGCCTGACCTCGCAGCCGAGGTGAAAGACCACACCCTCGGCCTCCAGGGCCTGCTGCACCAGCGCTGCCATGTCCTCGTCCTCGCGGCTCAGTATTCGGTTCGAGCGCTGCACCACGCCGACCTTGCAGCCCAGGCGCGAGAAGGCCTGGGCCATCTCGATGGCGATGGGGCCCGCACCAAGGATGAGCATCGAACCGGGCAGGCGTTCGAGGGAGAAGATATCTTTGTTGGTCAGGTACGGGGTCTGGGCCAGGCCCTCGATGGGCGGTATGGCGGGCGATGAGCCCGTGGCCACGACCCAGGCGCGGGCCGAGACAGCTTTGCCGTTCAAGCGCACCGTGTGTTCGTTCACGAATTCCGGCGCGCCGAATTCCACACATGCGCCGAGGGAGCGGAAGCGCTCGGGCGAGTCGTGCTTCTGGATCGTCGCGATGACCTCGCGGATGCGTGCCGCGACCCTGGCGAAGTCCACGGGCGGCACGTCAACGTCGGTCAGGCCGTATCTGGAGAGATGGCGCGTCTGGTGATGGACTCTGGCCGTGTGGATGAGCGTCTTGCTCGGGACGCAGCCGTAATGCAGGCAGTCCCCGCCCAGGGCGGGATCCTTCTCGACGAGCAGGGTCTTCGCGCCGAGTTGCGCCGCTCCGGCGGCCACGGTCAACCCGGCCGCGCCGCCGCCGATGATGCCGATGTCGTAGTCGTGTCCAGCCATGTTGCGCTCCGGTCGCGGCCCGACACTTGACGGCATGGGCACGCTTGTTTTTCAGTTCTGGTGGCTGACCCTATCACGGCGGCATCAATCCGTCAGGGGAAAATTGCGCGTCGTCTCCGTCGTCCCCGCGCGGAGTTGGCGCGACTCGCCCGAAAAAGACGCATATCGCGCGGCAGAGGCTGCAATTCGCCCTGCTTGGTGCTATGGTACGGATGCTGCTGTCGAAAAAACAGCGCCGGGCTCCTCGACGACGGAAAAGGAGAATTCCATGCGACGCATCATGCAGATCCTGCTCGGAGCGGCGCTCGTGTGCGTCCTCGCGGGCGGCGCGCACGCCCGGGTGGACAACAGTCTCTACGCGGAGCTTCTCGCGCGTCACGTGGTCGATGGATTGGTCGATTATGCCGGTCTGAAGGCGGACGAGGACAAACTGGACGCCTATCTCGCCATCCTGGCCGCGGTGAAGACCGACAAGCTCACCGAGATGCAGGCCTACGCCCATTACCTCAACGTCTACAACGCCTGGACGCTCAAGCTCATCCTCAAGCATTATCCAGGCATTTCCTCCATCAAGGACATCGGCGGATTCTTCACCAATCCCTGGCGGATCAGATTCGTGGAACTCGACGGCGAATTGGTGCACCTCGACCACGTCGAGCATGAGATCCTGCGTCCGCGTTTTCGTGATCCGCGCGTGCACTTTGCGGTGAACTGCGCTTCCATGGGCTGTCCCCGGCTGCACGCGCGGCCCTTCGAACCGGAGGATCTGGAGACGACACTGGACGAACTGACGCGGGCGAACATAAACGACCCTGCCTTCAATAGGCTCGAAAACGGAACGCTACGTCTCGTCAAAGTCTTCGACTGGTTCGGCGGGGACTGGGGAAACGACGCGGAGAAGCTGGCCTTCGTCCTCAGATACGCCGACGATGAACTGCGCGGCCGGATCGAATCGCGCCAGGGCGGCGTGCGCATCCGCTACACCGATTGGGACTGGTCCCTGAACGATGTCTCGAAAGGGCGCGAAAAATAGCTGCACAACCCATATTCTTGGGGTATCGACTATACTCATGAAAGGCGACGATCCCATGAGCGGGGCCGAACGAGGCCCTGACACGGACACACCGTCCTGCGGCCGCGAGTGCGTGAACCAAGTGCGTTCGCCCCTCGTCTGCGTAGAGTGTTGCAGCGCGTCCTGGCCCGCCGTGCTCGGTTCCTCCCTCTTCGGCCTGTTCCGAAGCACCCTGGACGGCAAGCTTTTGTGCGCAAGCGAAGGCTTGGCGGGCATTCTGGGCTACGCATCGGCCGCCGAACTCCTGGCTGCGGTCACGGACATGGCCCGCGACGTGTACTTCGATCCCGCCGAACGGGCCGGGCACGTCCGCGAGACGCTGGCGGCTTCCGGACCCGTCTCGCGCGAGATGCTCTGGAAGAAGAAGGACGGCACGCCCGTGTGGGTGCGGTCGGACAAAATCCTGGTACGTGACGAGGAAGGCCATGTCCTCCATCAGGAGGGCGTGATCATGGACATCGACGCCAGGCGGCGCGCCGAGGACGCGTTACGCGCCAGCGAGGCCCGCTACCGTGCCCTGTTCGAGGCATCGGTGGAGGCGGTCTTCGTGCTTGACGACGCCGGTTCGGTCATCGACGCCAATGCCACCGCGCATCTGCTTACGGCCCGAAACGGCAGGGAGATCAAGGGCCGCAAGTTCACCGACCTCTTCTCTCCCACGGCCTGCATCCGCATTAACGAGGTCATCGATCGCATGCGCGGCGGCGGCCGGGCGCGTTTTCGCTGCGACATGGCCCGGCCCGGAGGCGACGTGGTGCGGCTGGACATCGGGCTTACGCCCGTGGACGAGACGAGCGGTCAGATTCAGGCCGTGTGTCACGACATAACCGCCCTGACGCGCGCCCAGACGCAGCTTCGCGAGGCATTGGACGAGCTGAGCACCATTTTCGAGAACAGCCAGGTGGGCGTCATGCTGGTTGGTGATGGACCGCGCATCCGCCGCGCCAACGCCCGCCTCGCGGCCATCTTCGGGTACGCGCCCGAGGAGATGGAAGGCATGGACGTCTCGCGTCTGCATCTCGACGAGGAGCGTTTCAGGGGTTTTAGGGCCATGCTGGCCGAGAGCGTGGCCACGGGCGGACAGCATCAGGGCGTGCACGAACTGTGTCGCAAGGACGGTACGCCCGTGTGGTGCCAGGTATGGGGCAAGGCCCTGGACCCGGCCGATATCTCCCGAGGCGTGATCTGGGTGATCGACGACGTCACCGAGCGAAAGCGCGACGAGGAGTTGCGACAGGACGTGGAGCGCATGGCCCGGCACGATCTCAAGGGGCCGCTCGGCGCGATCATTTCCTACCCGGTCATCATCGCCGAGGAGGGGCCGCTCACGCCCGGGCAGGCCGAGGATCTGGAGCGTATCCGCGAGGCGGGGTTCCGGATGCTTGAGATGATCAATCTCTCCCTGGATCTCTACAAGATGGAGCAGGGCAGCTACGACTTCAGGCCCGAGCGCGTGGACGTGCTCGCCGTGCTCGACCGCGTGCTCTGGGAGGCGCGGGCCCAGGCCATGTCCCGGGACGTGGGGCTTTCCGTGCGTATCGCCGGAAAAGACGGCGATGCCCGCCCGCCCGAATCCGGCGAGCGCTTCGAGGTGCGCGGCGAGACGCTTCTGGCCGCCTCCATGCTCTCCAACCTGGTCAAGAACGCCGTGGAAGCCAGCCCAAGGGGAGGCGAGGTGACGGTCATGCTTGCGGCCACGGCCGCTGGGGCCGTGATCTCAATCCGCAACGCCGGGGAAGTTCCGGCCGAGGTGCTGCCGCGCTTCATGCAGAAGTACGCCACCGCGAACCGCAAGGGCGGCACAGGCCTTGGAGCCTATTCCGCGCGGCTCATGGCCGAGGTCATGGGCGGGCACGTGGATTTCGAAAGCTCCCCGGAGCACGGCACGGCCATCTTCGTGACCCTGCCGTTGGCCGAGGACGCCGAGGACGCGCCTCCGGCGCAAAGAATCTGATCCGCGCGGCCCAGCCAGCCTTTGGGAACGTGCCTGTGCGCTTTCTTCCGCTGCCGGGAAGGAGCCATGGAAACATTTTTGTCGCCTTGCCACGGACGGGACGCTGTGGCATGAAACGCTTGTATTGCTCGCAACGGCGCCCACGGTCTGCGTGGACCGGGCATGCAGGCGCGTCCGCGCCATTTCTGGGAGGAACGATCCATGCGCAGAATCGGCT from Alkalidesulfovibrio alkalitolerans DSM 16529 carries:
- a CDS encoding dihydrolipoyl dehydrogenase family protein, with product MAGHDYDIGIIGGGAAGLTVAAGAAQLGAKTLLVEKDPALGGDCLHYGCVPSKTLIHTARVHHQTRHLSRYGLTDVDVPPVDFARVAARIREVIATIQKHDSPERFRSLGACVEFGAPEFVNEHTVRLNGKAVSARAWVVATGSSPAIPPIEGLAQTPYLTNKDIFSLERLPGSMLILGAGPIAIEMAQAFSRLGCKVGVVQRSNRILSREDEDMAALVQQALEAEGVVFHLGCEVRRVREAGGQREVVTAFTDGRETVLRAEALLVAMGREPNIHGLGLDNAGIAAGQKGIYVDAHMRTNQKHIYAAGDVTGRYLFTHAAGYEGGIVVANAIVRWPRKADYTFFPWCTYCSPELASIGHNETSARKAGIAYETWTEEFAANDRAVCEGETTGRIKLLLGARGKPIGVQILGSRAGDLLGEWAGVLAGGVGMSRLAGAVHPYPTLAEINKRVAGGALGAKLFSNFTRKTLALFFNYRGKACGATRERR
- a CDS encoding DUF547 domain-containing protein; amino-acid sequence: MRRIMQILLGAALVCVLAGGAHARVDNSLYAELLARHVVDGLVDYAGLKADEDKLDAYLAILAAVKTDKLTEMQAYAHYLNVYNAWTLKLILKHYPGISSIKDIGGFFTNPWRIRFVELDGELVHLDHVEHEILRPRFRDPRVHFAVNCASMGCPRLHARPFEPEDLETTLDELTRANINDPAFNRLENGTLRLVKVFDWFGGDWGNDAEKLAFVLRYADDELRGRIESRQGGVRIRYTDWDWSLNDVSKGREK
- a CDS encoding sensor histidine kinase, whose protein sequence is MSGAERGPDTDTPSCGRECVNQVRSPLVCVECCSASWPAVLGSSLFGLFRSTLDGKLLCASEGLAGILGYASAAELLAAVTDMARDVYFDPAERAGHVRETLAASGPVSREMLWKKKDGTPVWVRSDKILVRDEEGHVLHQEGVIMDIDARRRAEDALRASEARYRALFEASVEAVFVLDDAGSVIDANATAHLLTARNGREIKGRKFTDLFSPTACIRINEVIDRMRGGGRARFRCDMARPGGDVVRLDIGLTPVDETSGQIQAVCHDITALTRAQTQLREALDELSTIFENSQVGVMLVGDGPRIRRANARLAAIFGYAPEEMEGMDVSRLHLDEERFRGFRAMLAESVATGGQHQGVHELCRKDGTPVWCQVWGKALDPADISRGVIWVIDDVTERKRDEELRQDVERMARHDLKGPLGAIISYPVIIAEEGPLTPGQAEDLERIREAGFRMLEMINLSLDLYKMEQGSYDFRPERVDVLAVLDRVLWEARAQAMSRDVGLSVRIAGKDGDARPPESGERFEVRGETLLAASMLSNLVKNAVEASPRGGEVTVMLAATAAGAVISIRNAGEVPAEVLPRFMQKYATANRKGGTGLGAYSARLMAEVMGGHVDFESSPEHGTAIFVTLPLAEDAEDAPPAQRI